GCCCCCGACGGAACTGGAGCGCCGTCGGCTTCAGCGTTCCGAGCGGCGAGCGTCCCGCACCCTCCGCAAGCGGTTCGCCGTCACCGGATCATGCGCCAGTGCCCTCTCGTCGTCCAGCAACGCGTTCAGCAGCTGGTAGTAGCGGACCGGGGCCAGGCCCAGTTCCTCGCGTATCGCTCGCTCCTTTGCGCCGGGGCCGGGGAAGCCCCGGCGCTCCAGGGCCAGGATGGATTGTTCGCGGAGGCCTAGTTCCATGTCAGTCACCGTAGCGCCGGGGACTGACAACCCGGTCAGCCCTTGCTGCTGCTGTCCGCCGCGGTCGCCGTCGCCTGGAGGCGGGAGAGGACGGCGGCGGGGCTGCCGTCGGGGGCGACGGCCTTGCCGATGTTCTGCTTCACGGCCGCGCTGACCGCCGCCCAGGAGGTCTTGCCGGCGGGATACAGCTCGGATGTGGGCAGCTGCTCCAGGAAGGGGTGCAGGGCCTTGTCGGGGTCGGAGTCCGAGTCGTTCATGGCGTTGGAGGCGGAGCCGGTGACCGGCAGCAGGCCGTACTGACGGGAGAAGTCGAGGACGTTCTTCTCGGTGTAGA
The genomic region above belongs to Streptomyces sp. CG1 and contains:
- a CDS encoding DUF3263 domain-containing protein, encoding MELGLREQSILALERRGFPGPGAKERAIREELGLAPVRYYQLLNALLDDERALAHDPVTANRLRRVRDARRSER